AGAATTTGAGAGTTAGATACCCTTGATGCCTGTTATACGGCGAGTGCATAGAACGgcattgttttttttttctcatacAGAAGGCATATTGACGACATATCATGATATactatatacatacatatacacGCCCGCAGAATGACGACTTTTCTTGCGGCTGCATTTTTATTTAGAACGacgttttgtttcttcaatttGAGATTGTCAAAATTCATTTAGTACTAGATAGCTATCTCTGGAGCAAACCATTTTGAGATGATGATAGAGATTTTAATCATGACATATTATCTGGCAAATCAGACGTTGCACCGTTTTGTGAAAGGGTAAATATGAAGAAGCTCGGGCATCAATAATCGACCTGTATTACGACAGCTAGTACTCCGTAGTAGTTGCTCTACTGCACCGGAactgctgatgctggctgcCATAGGACTCGTACTACGTCCCTCAACTCGAAATGCGTCAAGAGGCTGATTTACTAGCGATACAACATGACGTTTGGAAATTATGTGCATTTACAAAATGGCTTAAATAAAGCAGGTTCACAATGCATGCTACAAAATTGCAAAGGAGCTTGTGTTATGGAAATGGGGCTACAAAGGCACCGCGCCTGAAAAGGTGGTTAACCCCAGCagtgaagagagaggcgagCGTcggggaagaaaaaaaatgctgtgCAGAAAGGGCTTTTATAGGTAAGGTTGTCATCACTGAAAATGCAGCCAATGAAATTCAAGGCTTTCTTACGTGCTCTTGAATAGAAGCAAGCCTTGGGGAGctttaaaaatgctgtgaagatCCGCTGGGCAGGGATTATTGTGGCTTCCTATTGGTTGATCTTTGAGGTAAGCATCCTTGAATAGCGAATAGACGTGAGTCTCTGGGAGATTAAAAATGCTATGAAGGCGGGAGCCGCTCTTTTTGAGGGAGGCAGCCAAAATCGTGCACGTAGCCTTGAAAAGAAGTGAGGCTCGGGTGGatttaaaaatgctgtgaaggaGGACCGAAGGCATGATCACTACGGGGATGCCGACAGTGGTACATGCAGGCGGCCAATTACAATGCTGTAGACCTGAACGTTCTAGGCTTCCTATTGAACGAGAGTGAGCCTTGGGGGTGTTttaaaatgctgtgaagcgGTCGGCCAGACcctcatatatatatatactcatTAAAAATGCCCGAGCCTTGGGAAAGCTGTGAAACGCCAAACTTGGATTATCGCCATCTGGCTTAGTCTCCACACTGTGAGCACCGCAATGTCGTTTGCAAGTGCAGCTATGTTCGTAGAAGTGACAATGTCGCCTATATTATTCTCATAGATTGATTCTGGGCTATGATCTACGAGTTTGGCTACCATAATCATATACTGTGCTCATGATATTGTTGCATGTTAATAAAGTACGTATGTTCATCAATGGACATTACATTGCAATCTATGATAGCACAAGTGGTACACCCGGCTCCGACGGGCGTCAAGGCGCGATTTTGTTAGCAATGGGAAAGTAAAAGTTGGGCCTATATGTATTTATGAAATACTACTTAAATTACATCCAAGTTCAAAAATTCAGCAATGCCATATTGAAAAGGAACTAATTCCATGCAGATTCGGTGTAGAGAAGTGGTTGACATGTTGAATCCTTTAGCCTTGAATGGAAGTGACCATCGGGGCGtgttaaaaatgctgtgaaaagATCCGGGAAGTCGGAACAACCCCGTCAGTTTAGCTACTGCATGCATACGTGGGCAGAGCTGCTCGCTCAACCTTTGGGAAAGACTGAGCCTTGGGAGGGCTTAAAATTGTTGTGTAATTGCCTCATTTTGAGGCCTTTTACATCGACGAATGGAGGTGGTTCCGGGAGGTTGGTTATAGATGGTGGTAAGCGTCCTGGTGCTGGAATAAATCGCCAGAGGGGCTTATATGCTGCAAATGAACCAGTCTGCCGGTAGTGATTTGTTATAAATCTTAGTAGATCACTGCTACATGAAGATAGTTGCCATCATAAACTATAGATTTTGTGTAGTATTGCGTCTAGCCTGCGTGACATCGTTTGCAAGCGTCAAGGCACAAAACGTATCAACAAGTGCTAGCAAGGATTTGTAAAGTCTGTCAAGACAAAGATGCCGTCTATGTTATGTTATGTCTTATTTCATTCAAATATTGAATATCATTGGTAAAGTTGAACGTTAGTGAACCGCGAGTGTTCATCTACGGAAATAAGCAACGGTCCATAGCAACTACCGCTCAACTCAAAAACAACCTCTTCAAGCACCTCAAATTTAGCATTGAACTTTTGTCAAAGAGCTTTGTTTCTCCAAAATTTAAAAACAAGTGATATTCATCACACCTTCCCGACGGGTATTTATTCGGCTTCCTCCACAGCACATTCAGCATTAGCACTTGTAATCTGCCGATCACGACCCAGATAGAGTCACATCGGCCCGCCCATTTTATGGAGTTTTTGGCAGCAATGGTCCAAcagctctcctctccccGCATCGTGCCTGTTGCTCCGCCGCTCCAATGACCTCATTTGCACTGGGCTTATGGAGCTTTACAGATTCCCCCCGGAGAAACTGGAGACGACGGCATTGGTGCGCAACAGCAAGGCCCGCGCGTTGTTGTTAGCTAGacgctgttttttttttcttggtggaGAAAACAAGCATGAAAGTAGGCATTTTAAGAAGCTTGGGCGAGAGGCTAAGCTAAATATATGTAGATGCTAAAGAAGAATGCGGTTGGACCTTCTGTCTCCTCGGCTGCCCCCCCGGCCCTTACATGGAGATGCCTGCCTCCGTCTGAGCATTTGGATTGGATTGGGGATTAGTATTCCTTACAGCGTGGAAAGAGTGGGATGGTGCGAACAAGAGGTCCATATCGTGCCATTGATCCCGGGGGAAGGAAGGAATGCTGCAGATCTCAGTCGATGGCTTCTCGGGGGGGTATAAAgacggccatggctggctcTCTCAGACACTCTCCAGCCTTTGCTGGTGCTTCCTCGGGCATAATATTTAGTCCTGGGCTCGGTGGGATTTCACAATGTTTGAGTCTCCCTCTCCAAGGCGGCTGGTGGCTGCTCTCACCGTAGCTGCCAGCTTGGTGGCCTCGGCTGGTGCAGCAAGTCGTAAGTAAAGCACCAtcacagcaacaacagctaGAAGCAGTAAACTTCACTTCTTTGTACGTCAGAATACTGACATTGCTTGCAATTCTTAGCCATCTCGGTCTCGGGCAGATCCTTTGCTCTCAACGGCGACAACGTCTCGTACCGCTTCCACGTCGACGACGACTCCAACGACCTCATTGGTGATCACTATGGCGGCCCAGCCACCGAAGACGGCGTCTTCCCGCCCATCATTGGCCCCATCCAAGGCTGGGTAGATCTCATCGGCCGGCAGCGTCGTGAATTCCCCGACCTGGGCCGAGGAGATTTCCGCACTCCGGCAGTGCACATCAAACAGTCGGCAGGCTACACAGTCAGCGAGTTCCAGTACAAATCACACAGcattgtcaagggcaagccCGCGCTGCAGGGCCTGCCGTCGACGTTTGGCGATGCCGGCGATGTGTCGACGCTGGTTGTGCACATGTACGACAACTATAGCtcggtggcggcggatcTGACAtactccatcttccccaagTACGATGCTATTGTACGCAGCGtcaacatcaccaacaaTGGCAAGGGTAACATCACTATCGAGAAGCTTGCCAGTCTGAGTGTCGATCTGCCATATGAGGAATTTGACATGCTGGAGCTGAAGGGCGACTGGGCTCGTGAGGGAATGCGGGTGCGCCGCAAGGTGGACTATGGTCTCCAGGGGTAAGAAGGTATCTGACTCGTGATGAATCTTCGCGTTGGCTAACATTGGTGTTTTACTCTGTAGATTTGGAAGCACGACTGGATACTCGTCTCATTTGCACAaccccttcttctcgctcatCACGCCCACGACGACCGAATCACAAGGCGAAGCGTGGGGCTTCTCTCTGGTGTATACAGGCTCATTCTCCGTAGAGGTTGAAAAGGGCTCTCAGGGGCTTACAcgcgctgccattggcgtcaACCCCTTTCAGCTCTCTTGGCCACTTGGACCGGGCGAGACTTTTACCACCCCCGAGGCTGTTTCTGTCTTCTCAAACACTGGAGTTGGCGGAATGTCGAGAAAGTTCCACAGTCTCTATCGTCAGCACCTCATCAAGAGCAAGTTTGCGACCCAAATGCACCCCGTCCTACTCAACAGCTGGGAGGGCCTTGGATTCGATTACAACGACACTACCATTTTGCATCTGGCGCAAGAGTCTGCTGACCTCGGCGTCAAGCTGTTTGTCTTGGACGATGGCTGGTTTGGTAACAAGTATCCCCGCGTAACTGACAACGCTGGCCTCGGAGACTGGGTTGCCAATCCTAAGAGATTCCCCCAAGGGATGCCAGATTTCGTCAGCAATGTCACCAAGTTAAAGGTGGCCAACTCGTCAGACCACCTCGAGTTTGGTCTCTGGTTTGAGCCAGAAATGGTCAACCCGAATTCGAGCCTGTACCACGAGCACCCCGACTGGGCAATCCACGCTGGGTCGTATCCGCGGACACTGACAAGAAACCAGCTGGTCTTGAACGTGGCCCTCCCTGAAGTACAAGACTTTATCATCGAGTCGCTGTCCAACATCCTCGGCAACGCCAGCATCTCATACGTCAAGTGGGACAACAACCGCGGCATCCACGAAACCCCCTATCCAGGCCTCGACTACGCGTACATGCTAGGCCTTTACCGTGTCTTTGAGACGCTGTCATCCAAATTCCCCAACGTGCGCTGGGAAGGCTGTGCCTCTGGCGGAGGTCGTTTTGACCCTGGTGTCTTGCAGTACTTTCCGCACATCTGGACATCTGACGACACAGACGCAGTTGAGCGCATCGCCATACAGTTTGGCACCTCGCTGGTCTACCCACCGTCGGCCATGGGCGCTCACGTCTCTGCGGTGCCCAACGGCCAGACTGGACGCACCACGCCCATTGCTTTCCGCGCCCACGTCGCCATGATGGGAGGATCCTTTGGCTTTGAGCTCAACCCGGCCAACATGCCCGAAGACGACAAGGCCCAGATCCCCAGCATCATTGCCCTGGCCGAAAAGGTGAATCCCATTGTCGTCAAGGGCAACCAGTGGCGACTGAGCCTGCCGGAAGACTCCAACTGGCCGGCGGCGCTGTTTATCTCGGACGACGGCAGCGAGGCGGTGCTGTTCTATTTCCAGATCAAGGCGAATATCAACAATGCCTGGCCggtgctgcggctgcaggGACTGGATGCGTCTGCGTCGTACAAGATTGATGGCAACCAGACGTTTTCGGGGGCGACGCTGATGAATATCGGGCTGCAGTACCAGTTTAATGGCGACTATGACAGCAAGGTGGTGTttttggagaagcagaagtaGTGCGATGCTTGACCTGCCAAGAGGAATTAATACATGTAGTTGGTAGCGTTAGTAATATCATTTACCTTTATTGTTACTTGATATTGTAAAAGTTGAATATTCTCGGTGACAAGTGATGGTTATCTGTATTCCCAAAAGAATAAACATTGAAGCTAAGATTAGTCAAACCTGATTTGAGAAAATACAATCTTGAATGCAACGACATGCATCTGATAGCTAGACATCCGTGCCTGGTGATGATTTGATTCTCTAGTGAAGCGCATCTGCAATCATTCCTACGAGGTTGAGAGCCTATGgtgcttttttttagcaTGTGGCGGTACTGCAACTGGGCAGCAAAGCATGTGATGCAGCGCTGGTGCGTGTAGAGGGTACATGCCACAGTCTATTTTGGCCACGCTGCGCGAATCTCAACTCCATCCCATGTCTCAAATCGCTTAACAGTACTATTAAATGTCGCAAATACCACTCAGTGACGGGCAAGCCGTCGACAAACGTCGTGATCATGTGCATGTGCCGGTACCGTCGCCCTGTGATGCAGCTGCACGGCCATCACAAATCAGAGGCGTCACGTGCGCGCGGCGGCTACGGCCGAACCAGTGACATTGATTCAGCGTCAATCTGCCGTCACGGCAGGCAAAACAAGGTAGCGAGTACCTGGGCCAAGCGCGGGGACGGGGGCCGCTAGCGGGCAGAGGACGCTATTTCCTGCCAGGTATCGGGGGTGGAGGTACTTGCAGTACTTGCACAGGCGGCAGCGATAGGGCGCCCGGGAGGTACCGCCCACTGCTGCTGTACACCGAGAGGAAGGATGGGATGGAGCCCAACGCTGGGCAAAGCAGGTTGCCGGCGGTGCCTTGATTATGGAGGGATGTTTGGGCGAATGAGGGGCAAGAAGGACATGAAGAGGCTCTGCATTTTGATTGTAGCGAGCCGTGAGCCCTGTTTGGTGCTACATTGGCCCAGGTTCCGTCTCATCTTTTGCCTTATTAATCCGTCTCCCAGGTGTTTGCTTCACTGCTTGCGGACCCAAAACGTCAGTGCACCACAGCGCCCTCGaccgctgcagcagcgctagCGCCCCTGGCGCACCACTTACAGCGCCTTTGTAGCGCCCCAAGGCCCCAATCTCCAGCCCCCACGCGGACCGTCTTGATCTCCGCTTGGGCTGGACGTGAGTCTTCTGCCGCCTTCGACTGCTGACCcagccatcaccagcctCAACTGGCAGACCAACCAAGACTCTCCAAGcccggccagcagcagcagcggccacCCAGACGTGCAGCTGCGCTCCGCCCTTCCAGcgcccttttgcttctttttctgcgGTCCGGCACGTTTCGTGACTTGATTTGATTCGACCCCCCCCTGGAGCGCCGTCAACGCAGCAGCGTCCTTGCGGCAGACACTCTCTCGCTCAGCccgagctgagctggacgaCGCACCAAACACAACGCCCCGGCCGACGTCATCCAGCGCTTCCCAGACGCTCTCCCTCGCCGTGTGCTGGGCTCCTCGCTACGGCCGGTGAGACATTCGGACGCACAGCCTGAAGTCGGTGTGTCTGGGCTCTGTCCCTTTGGTGCTCGCACAGCAAAGCCTAAATACGGCCTTGAGCCTTGCGACGACCAGACAACCCCCCCCTTTAGCCAGGGCTCCTCCTTCACCCGTTCTGCTTCGCCCTCACCATCGCGACGGCCCCTTTCGTTCTTCTGCTTCGGTTTCGTCCATCGCCAGCACCCGCCCGAGACCGCGGCCGATCGACTCTGCGGACGCAACTcgttcctcttcctctcgaCATCGTCATCACAGGCAGCACGGCAGACCCTCCCTTGCCGCGGTTGCATGTACCCGACGTGTTGTGAATCCTCTTTTCCCGCACAATCCGAACCTCGACTCGGCAGGCACGCGGCtgtttgctgctgagccCGTCAAGAGATAGAAACCAGCCATGGCTACCTTGGAACCCGGTGCCGGCTCGGGCAGAGAGGACTCTcgctcctcgtcgtccacAAACTCGCCCGCCCCGGCCGACAATGAAGAGTCCGACTTCTTCCTGGTGACCAACGACTCCCAGTCCTCCCTTGGCGTGCCCAACTTCCAGGACATGCAGGTCGACGACACCTGCTGGCCACCCATCAACAGGCTGCCCAACGAGATCCTCATCggcgtcttctccaagctggGCTCGACCTCGGACCTGTACCACTGCATGCTCGTCTCCAAGCGATGGGCCAGAAACGCCGTCGACCTGCTATGGCACCGGCCCGCGTGCTCCAACTGGGGGAACCACCGCAGCATCTGCCAGACGCTGGGCCTGGAGCAGCCCTACTTCCATTACCGCGACTTCATCAAGCGGCTTAacctcgccgccctcgctgATAAGGTCAACGATGGCAGCGTCATGCCTCTCGCCGTCTGCTCCAGGGTCGAGCGCCTGACGCTGACCAACTGTCGAAACCTGACCGACACGGGCTTGATTGCTCTGGTCGAGAACAGCTCGTCCTTGCTGGCCCTGGACATATCCAACGACAAGCACATTACTGAGGAatccatcaaggccatcgccagccactGCAAGCGTCTTCAGGGCCTCAACATCTCGGGCTGcgacaacatctccaacgaCAGCCTGCTTACGCTGGCACAGAACTGCAAGTATATCAAGAGGgtgcgttttttttttccccccatAGACACATGCATCAAATCGTTCCACTTCCCGCTTAAATCCTCTCCATGCCGTTCATTATACCTTGCATGGCATACTAATTCTTTCCCTGTAGCTTAAACTAAACGAATGCATCCAAATCCGCGACAATGCCGtgcttgcctttgccgaCAACTGCAGAAATATCCTTGAAATCGATCTTCACCAGTGCGTCCAGATCGGAAACGGCCCCATCACGGCCCTCATGTCCAAGGGACACAGCCTTCGCGAGCTGAGACTCGCCAACTGCGAACTGATTGGCGACGACGCCTTTCTCTCCCTACCGCCGACTCAGCTCTACGAGCACCTGCGGATTCTCGACCTGACCTCGTGCAGCCGCCTCACTGACGCAGCGGTTGCCAAAATTATC
This portion of the Trichoderma atroviride chromosome 6, complete sequence genome encodes:
- a CDS encoding uncharacterized protein (CAZy:GH36~CAZy:PL1~SECRETED:SignalP(1-26)), whose amino-acid sequence is MFESPSPRRLVAALTVAASLVASAGAASPISVSGRSFALNGDNVSYRFHVDDDSNDLIGDHYGGPATEDGVFPPIIGPIQGWVDLIGRQRREFPDLGRGDFRTPAVHIKQSAGYTVSEFQYKSHSIVKGKPALQGLPSTFGDAGDVSTLVVHMYDNYSSVAADLTYSIFPKYDAIVRSVNITNNGKGNITIEKLASLSVDLPYEEFDMLELKGDWAREGMRVRRKVDYGLQGFGSTTGYSSHLHNPFFSLITPTTTESQGEAWGFSLVYTGSFSVEVEKGSQGLTRAAIGVNPFQLSWPLGPGETFTTPEAVSVFSNTGVGGMSRKFHSLYRQHLIKSKFATQMHPVLLNSWEGLGFDYNDTTILHLAQESADLGVKLFVLDDGWFGNKYPRVTDNAGLGDWVANPKRFPQGMPDFVSNVTKLKVANSSDHLEFGLWFEPEMVNPNSSLYHEHPDWAIHAGSYPRTLTRNQLVLNVALPEVQDFIIESLSNILGNASISYVKWDNNRGIHETPYPGLDYAYMLGLYRVFETLSSKFPNVRWEGCASGGGRFDPGVLQYFPHIWTSDDTDAVERIAIQFGTSLVYPPSAMGAHVSAVPNGQTGRTTPIAFRAHVAMMGGSFGFELNPANMPEDDKAQIPSIIALAEKVNPIVVKGNQWRLSLPEDSNWPAALFISDDGSEAVLFYFQIKANINNAWPVLRLQGLDASASYKIDGNQTFSGATLMNIGLQYQFNGDYDSKVVFLEKQK